The genomic DNA TACAACGACTTTCAGAACAAGTTTGAATCACGCGGTGAAGCGCATTTCTTTGCTGAAGTGGCCAAGCAGTATCCCGAATTTGAAGGAGCGTATCGCTCCTATCGCCAGAAAGGCGAGCGGCCGAAGATGGATCTGATTGAATTTCTCATCGCCCATTCGCCGTTTCTCAACAAAACCGAAAACCTCTGGATGAAGTCGGTGTTGCAGGTGGTGCGCAGTACTTCGGTGTATTTCCAGCCGCAGATCCGCTCCAAGATCATGAACGAGGGCTGGGCCAGTTATTGGCATGAAACCCTGTTTTTGCAGGATGAGCGGATCAACGGTCATGAGGTTGACTTTGCCCGCATTCACGCCAATGTCACCTCCATGCCGCGTGTCGGTCTCAACCCCTATGCGCTGGGGTTGCGCCTGTTTCAGTCCATTGAACAGTTTGAAAACAAGGGCCATTATTCGCTGGAATTTGAACGTCTGAAAAGCACGACTCAGCGCCAGAATTTCGATCAGCACCAAAAGACCGGTCGTGACTTGATCTTTGATGTGCGGGAAAATTATAACGATTTCAACTTTATCAATGAGTTTGTCGATCAGGATTTTATTGATCAGCATCAGTTGTTCGTCACTGATAGGCGGCTCGATGAAGAGCGGATGGTGTGGCAATACTATGTCAAGAGTCGCAGCTCGGAAGACTACCGTGCCATGCTGATGGCTTCTCTATACCATCCACCGACCATTGAAATTGATGATCGCTCGACCGGGAGTGATTTATCGTTGAGCCATGTGTTTGAAGGCAAGCCCCTGGTGCGCGATTTTATCAGCAATACGCTGCTTGGTATCGAGTATCTATGGGGGGCGCCGGTGGTTCTGGAAACCCATGAACCCGCACCCAACTCAAGCTTGCCCGCTGAGTCGCGTGGTCATGACGCCGAGGGCAAACCGAAGCCGATACAGTGGAATAAAGTGATCTATCGCATGGAAAACCGCCAGTTGAGTCGAACGCTGGTGTGATGCTTTTGCCTGGTAACGCCGCAAACTCCCCATGCCGTC from Desulfuromonas acetoxidans DSM 684 includes the following:
- a CDS encoding SpoVR family protein; this translates as MELINQHSKKIMEGCKERARDAGLRFDEQTLEYVVTNRDMLELSPKVMIPTLYDYWVHDVEVLKEKGKYELYPGNPYETVINTRPAISFYNDNNPDWLNVMIFYHVLGHIDFFQNNLFFRHTWDYDLAGQALADKRLIARLRSEKGRWVDYVIEFTRGIDNLVGYYNTLAVVERNKAKRESRRFNYFFDVFLQQVRKVTPTEYMEEVERYNDFQNKFESRGEAHFFAEVAKQYPEFEGAYRSYRQKGERPKMDLIEFLIAHSPFLNKTENLWMKSVLQVVRSTSVYFQPQIRSKIMNEGWASYWHETLFLQDERINGHEVDFARIHANVTSMPRVGLNPYALGLRLFQSIEQFENKGHYSLEFERLKSTTQRQNFDQHQKTGRDLIFDVRENYNDFNFINEFVDQDFIDQHQLFVTDRRLDEERMVWQYYVKSRSSEDYRAMLMASLYHPPTIEIDDRSTGSDLSLSHVFEGKPLVRDFISNTLLGIEYLWGAPVVLETHEPAPNSSLPAESRGHDAEGKPKPIQWNKVIYRMENRQLSRTLV